One Algoriphagus sp. Y33 genomic window, CCGGCATTGGAGCCACGTCCTTCAGTCATGATTTCGTAGCCCGCCAAAGAAGAAACAGATTCTACACCGTCTATCTCTTCACAGATTTTCTGTAGCTTCTGCGAAACTTGATTGGTTCTTTCCAGTGTGGCACCGGGAGGTGTTTGGATAATGGCATAGATGGTTCCTTGATCCTCACTTGGAATAAATCCCGAAGGCAAAATTTGGTTTTCGAAAACGATCCCTACACCGAAGAGTAAAAGGATGGCGAATGTAAGCCACCTTCTACTTACCATGGATCTGAGCAAGCTTACATATTTCCCGGTCAATTTATCAAAACCGCTATTGAAACTATCCAGCCCTTTCGTCAGTAGATTTCTCTTCTTCTCTTTCCCATGATTGTTTTTCAAAAGCATGGCACATAGCACAGGAGTAAGCGTCAACGCAATGATGGCGGAAATCACTATGGAACTGGCCATGGTGATGGAAAACTGCCGATAGAATGTGCCCACTGGACCACTCATAAATGAGATGGGCAAGAACACAGAGACCATTACCGCAGTGATGGCGATGATTGCTCCACTGATTTCACCAAGTACCCGTTTTACAGCTTGATAGGGAGTCAAATAAGGGAACTCCTCCATTTTGGCATGTACGGCTTCCACCACTACGATCGCATCATCCACCACAATACCGATCGCGAGCACCAAGGCAAAGAGTGTAATGATATTGATAGATAGTCCGAACATCTGAAGGACAAAAAATGCTCCTATCAACGATACGGGCACCGCTATGATGGGGATCAAGGTAGAACGCCAATCCCCTAAAAAGATAAATACAACCAAGGCCACCAGAATAAAAGCATCCCGAAGCGTATGGATCACCTGTTCGGTAGATGCATCCAAGAACCGGGATACGTCATAGCTGATTTTGTAATCCATTCCTGGAGGAAAGGAAGCTTTCATTATTTCCAATTCTGCTTTTACTTCTTCGATTACGTCACTTGCATTACTGCCATAGTTTTGCTTCAGTACTATCGCAGCAGATGGGTGGCCATCCAAATTGGAATAAATATCAAAGAATTCACTTCCCAATTCGGTTTTGGCAATGTCTTTCAGTTTGATACTCTCACCTTCTGCGTTTGCGCGGATAATGATGTTGTCATATTCTTCCGGTTTGCTAAACCGCCCCTTATAAGTAAGTACATATTCAAGTGACTGTGCGGCAATACCTGAACTTTGTCCAATTCTACCCGGGCGTCCTACAATACTCTGATCTCCCAATGCTTCCATGACTTCTTCCACAGAGACGTTGTAGGCACGCATGCGATCGGGATTTAGCCAAACACGCATAGCGTAGGTTCGGCTACCTAATATCTGTGATCTTGCTACTCCTTTTATCCTGTTGATTTCAGGGATCATATTCACGTTAGCATAATTGTACAGGAATTTTTCATCCATGTTTTCACTTGTGGAATACAGATTGACATACATCAGCATACTTGGCTGAATAGGTGTAATTACGACACCTTCTCTCTGTACAAGTTCGGGTAGGAGAGGCATTACCTGATCTACCCTAGTCTTGACCCGAATAACGGCCTGATTGGGATCTGTACCCGGTTCGAAGATGATATTGAGCGTTGCTTCGCCCGCACTGGTAGCATCTGTAGCCATGTAGCGCATGCCTTCTACCCCGTTGATGGAGTTTTCCAGTGTAATTAGGGTTGATTTCACCAACACATCTGCACTTGATCCAGGATATGCTATGAAAATACTCACAGTAGTAGGAGCAATCTGAGGGAACTGGGATATAGGGAGCTGCTTAATGGCAAGCGAACCTATAAATACGATCATGATTGAAATCACAATCGCAAAAACCGGTCTTTTTATGAATGTAGTAAACATTTTTTCTTCTGGTTTTTAGGAGAACTGACTACTCTGCATACAAGTCTAACTGAGACAAGGCGGTGTGCGGCTGGACGAAATCGTAATGGATTTCGTCATTTTCCCTAACCAGTCGAAGACCTTCCAAAAGGATCTTATCAGTCTTTTCCAACCCACCCGAAATGGCATAAATGTGCGGAAGTTCGGCTGCGATAGTTACCTCTCTGGAGCGGATTTTATTTTCTTCGTCCACGACATATACGTATTTCTTATCCAGTACTTCAAAAGTTGCTTTTTGAGGAATTAGCAACGCATCCTTGAGTGGAATTCTCATTTCTATATTGCCTGTCTCTCCATGTCTTAATAGCCCGTCTGGATTCGGGAATGTAGCTCTGAATGCAATATTTCCAGTCTCGTTGTTAAAATCCGCCTCAATTGTCTCCACTACACCGGGATAGCTGAAATACTTGTTGTTTGCCATCAGAAGGTTGACTATTACATCATCATCACTCTTTACTTCTGCTTGGTATTCCAGGTATTCTGCTTCCGGCACATTGTAATAAACCCACATCTTGCTGTTGTCTGAAAATTCAGAAAGCAATTCTCCTTCATCCAGCAAACTCCCTTCTCTTACACGGAACCGACCGATAATTCCATCGAAAGGGGCTCTGATCTCTGTGAATTGCAAATGAACTTCTGCAAGAGACAGTTCCGCTTTTGCTTTCGCCAATTTGGCTTTTGCCATAGCCAATTCGTTGGGGGCGACAATGTTTCTGTCAGCTAAAGTTTTGGTGTTTTGATATTCGATCTCAGCAAACTCAACTTCTGCTGCCGCACTTTGCTGTTCCGCTTCATAGAGCTTGGGCATAATTTTGAACAAAAGCTGCCCTTTTTTAACGAGTTGGCCTTCATCTACATAGATCTTCTGCAGGTAGCCTCTTTCTTGGGCGCGCAGCTCTATATGTTGGATAGAATGTATTTGGGAGACATAATCTTTGGTGATTAATGTGTCCATGGTAAGAGGGCCGGTTACCAGAAAAGTGGTTTCACTCTCTTT contains:
- a CDS encoding efflux RND transporter permease subunit; its protein translation is MFTTFIKRPVFAIVISIMIVFIGSLAIKQLPISQFPQIAPTTVSIFIAYPGSSADVLVKSTLITLENSINGVEGMRYMATDATSAGEATLNIIFEPGTDPNQAVIRVKTRVDQVMPLLPELVQREGVVITPIQPSMLMYVNLYSTSENMDEKFLYNYANVNMIPEINRIKGVARSQILGSRTYAMRVWLNPDRMRAYNVSVEEVMEALGDQSIVGRPGRIGQSSGIAAQSLEYVLTYKGRFSKPEEYDNIIIRANAEGESIKLKDIAKTELGSEFFDIYSNLDGHPSAAIVLKQNYGSNASDVIEEVKAELEIMKASFPPGMDYKISYDVSRFLDASTEQVIHTLRDAFILVALVVFIFLGDWRSTLIPIIAVPVSLIGAFFVLQMFGLSINIITLFALVLAIGIVVDDAIVVVEAVHAKMEEFPYLTPYQAVKRVLGEISGAIIAITAVMVSVFLPISFMSGPVGTFYRQFSITMASSIVISAIIALTLTPVLCAMLLKNNHGKEKKRNLLTKGLDSFNSGFDKLTGKYVSLLRSMVSRRWLTFAILLLFGVGIVFENQILPSGFIPSEDQGTIYAIIQTPPGATLERTNQVSQKLQKICEEIDGVESVSSLAGYEIMTEGRGSNAGTCLINLKPWSERKHSVKEIMEELEEESKGLGAVIEFFEPPAIPGFGSSGGFSMRLLDQTTTTDYQEFDKINKQFMDDLAKRKEITGLFTFFAANYPQYELEIDNDKAMQKGVSIGKAMENLNILIGSTYEQGFIRFGRFFKVYVQSDPAFRRLPSDVLNLFVKNEAGEMVPYSAFMSMKKTQGPNEVTRFNMYNSSSIRGLPAPGYTTADAIQAIREVSTQTLPKGYDIAWEGLSYDESNRGNEALYVFLIVLVFVYFVLAAQYESFIIPLAVVFSLPAGVFGSFFLLKLMGLDNDIYAQIGLIMLVGLLGKNAVLIVEFAVQKRQEGMSIFEAAIEGAKVRFRPILMTSFAFIAGLIPLIMASGAGAIGNHTIGASALGGMLFGTVFGVIIVPGLYFIFGSLADGRHLIMNEDESPLSEPKHQSHA
- a CDS encoding efflux RND transporter periplasmic adaptor subunit, whose product is MKNQIFMLLSLCGTLWISSCNSHGEEHKESETTFLVTGPLTMDTLITKDYVSQIHSIQHIELRAQERGYLQKIYVDEGQLVKKGQLLFKIMPKLYEAEQQSAAAEVEFAEIEYQNTKTLADRNIVAPNELAMAKAKLAKAKAELSLAEVHLQFTEIRAPFDGIIGRFRVREGSLLDEGELLSEFSDNSKMWVYYNVPEAEYLEYQAEVKSDDDVIVNLLMANNKYFSYPGVVETIEADFNNETGNIAFRATFPNPDGLLRHGETGNIEMRIPLKDALLIPQKATFEVLDKKYVYVVDEENKIRSREVTIAAELPHIYAISGGLEKTDKILLEGLRLVRENDEIHYDFVQPHTALSQLDLYAE